GAATTTTTGCGATGCCCTGTATGTTCGACTCGGTCTGTTCCGCCACCCATAAAATTTCGCCGGTGCGGGTATCGATCATTTCAACTGAAACGCTGATCTCAATGGAAGAATGAATCAGAAAATAGGTTTTCTGGATTCGATTGATCCGGCTCAATAAGACAGCATCGACCCCAAGAACTTCGCCAAACTTCATGGGATCCAATTCTCCATATTTGGCAGGGTCCATCAAATCGTGATTTTTTAGCTGTCCATCGACAATATAATGCTCCAGAACCTTAAAGGAGGATTGCCTCAAATTGGCATGCAGGTTTTGCCTGAACATCGTGGCCATTTCCATTTGTTCATCACTCTGAACCTCTACAGGAAGAATCGCCACCGTTTGCAAGGAAGATAACTTGCCCAGATTCCCCGAAACCCGGGTTTGCAAATTGTTGGTGCATGCGGAAAACCCGACCGCCAAAACTAAAACCAACAATACCTTCACTACCTTGAGATCGATCAGAAGCATATTCTTCATCCTTGCATTCCAGGTTATATTCCGAATTCGCTCCCTCCTAAAAAGGGAGATGCCCCAAACTTGAACTGTTGAGTAATTCCTGTATGAATGTGCAGATAATATGCCAAAAACGGATAATATTTATCATTTCGAACAACAGGCAATTTAACAAAGAAATTATTCGTATAAATTTACTCAATAAAAGAATTATGTTTAAAATTTCATCCACCATAAAAATAATGTGTGATTTTTATCACAACAACTTCTCCAAGTAAGAACGTATGCAAAGGTCTTTTATTAGTTTCGATTACATAAACTGGGATAATATAATGGTTTTGAGCAATTCAACTTAAGGAACCGTCGTGAAAAGAACCGGTGACTATTGGCTGGGGGCCTTGATATTTTGGGCGATTGTGGGGCTGGCGACTGCCGGTTGGGCAGGTGAAATTCCCTCTAAAACCGCACCAAAGGATGACAAATTACGAGTTGGCATCGTAGGAGATACCGGAATCGGGGAGCGAGCCTTCCATTGGGGTTTCCTGGCGGTCCAAAAAGCCCTGCGGGAATCCCGCCCGGATGTCTTGTTGCATTTGGGAGATTTCGTCTATCAGCCCAAACTTCAACCGC
The Nitrospinota bacterium DNA segment above includes these coding regions:
- a CDS encoding DUF799 family lipoprotein; translated protein: MLLIDLKVVKVLLVLVLAVGFSACTNNLQTRVSGNLGKLSSLQTVAILPVEVQSDEQMEMATMFRQNLHANLRQSSFKVLEHYIVDGQLKNHDLMDPAKYGELDPMKFGEVLGVDAVLLSRINRIQKTYFLIHSSIEISVSVEMIDTRTGEILWVAEQTESNIQGIAKIPTGMVSAVIAPIYLVTSKLMMNELTTSLVDKLTSIVKYPNEANPEITFNEPKIATAWNNGGKREENQKVYWARVVGAESSDNSKNSPSADILKGDLKKQIPYEIIQQEPVTVSRQVNAGEKSGGLIPQSQKVIGQKVKDPSISF